DNA from Stenotrophomonas acidaminiphila:
GCCTCGTGCAGCGACCGCCGGATGTCCGCGCCATTGTCGGCGGTGTGCGCCAGCGCGGGCACCTGCGGGTGCAGCGCGCGCAGTTGCCGCAGCAGCGCGTGGCCGCTGCCATCGGGAAGATGGACGTCCACCAGCCACAGGTCGTGGCGGACGGCGCTGCCCATCCGCAATGCCTGCGCGACCGAGCCGGCGATGTCGACCGTGGCCGGCAACGCTTCCAGCGCGGCCCGGAAAAAGCCCTGGCTGGTCGCGTCGTCCTCGACCAGCAGCAGGCGCGGTGGATGCCCCTGGGCGTGCGTATTCATATGCTGCCTCCATGTCAGCCGTGCCCGGCATCATTGGCGATGTGGCCGTGCCGCGCAAGCGGCGGAAGTCAGGCCGATGTGCATCTGCGACAATGGCGCCCCGCAACCCGCAGCCTTTCGCCACGTGGCCCGATCCAGATCCCGCATCGACAAGACCCCGTTCCAGACCGACATCCTCGACCTCAGCCATGACGGACGCGGCGTTGCCCGCCGTGAAGGCGAGGGCGGCAAGGTGACCTTCGTGGCCGGTGCGCTGCCTGGCGAGACGGTGATGGCCGAACAGACCGGCAAGAGCCGCCATTTCGACGAGGCGCGGACCGTGGAGGTGCTCGCGGCCTCGCCGCACCGGGTGCAGCCCCGCTGCCCGCATTTCGGCGTCTGCGCCGGCTGCGTGCTGCAGCACCTGGACGAGGGCCAGCAGATCGTGGCCAAGCAGCAGGTGCTGATGGACAACCTGACCCGCATCGGCCATGTCAGCCCGGGCACGGTGCTGGCGCCGCTGGTCGGCGACAACTGGGGCTACCGGCGCAAGGGCCGGTTCTCGGTGCGCCGGGTCGAGAAGAAGGACAAGACCCTGGTGGGCTTCCGCGAGCAGGACCCGCGCTTCGTCGCCGACCTGTCGCAGTGCCTGACCGTGATTCCCGAGATCGGTACCCGGGTCGCGGCACTGTCGGCCTTCATCGAGGGCCTGGACGGCAAGCGCGACATTCCGCAGATCGAGTTCATCGGCGGCGATGCCGCCATCGCCCTGACCGTGCGCCACCTGCAGCCGCTGTCCGACGCGGACCGCCAGGCCTGGCAGGCGTTCGGCCAGCAGCATGGCTTCGCCATCTACCTGCAGCCCGGCGGGCTGGAGTCGGTGCATCCCTTGTGGCCGGCCGACGGCGTGCCGCTGTCCTTCGCGCTGCCGCAGTGGGACGTGGAGCTGGCGTTCCGTCCGCTGGACTTCATCCAGGTCAACGCCAAGCTCAACCAGCAGATGATCGCGCATGCGCTGGCGCTGCTGGACGCACAGCCGGACGAGCGCGTGCTCGACCTGTTCTGCGGCCTGGGCAATTTCACCCTGCCGCTGGCGCGCACCGTGCGCGAGGTAGTGGGCGTGGAGGGCGAGGCCGGGCTGGTGGCGCGGGCAAGGGAAAACGCGCAGCGCAACGGGCTGGACAACGCGCAGTTCTTTGCCGCCGACCTCACCCAGGACCAGCGCGCCGCGCCGTGGATGCGGCAGGGCTTCGACAAGCTGCTGCTCGACCCGCCGCGCTCGGGTGCGATCGACGTGCTGCAGCAGCTGCCGCTCAAGCAGTTCAAGCGCATCGTCTACGTCAGCTGCCACCCCGGTTCGCTGGCGCGTGATGCCGGTTACCTGGTCAACGAACAGGGCTTCACCCTGGTCTCGGCCGGCGCGATGGACATGTTCCCGCACACCGCGCACGTGGAAAGCATCGCGGTGTTCGAGAAAAAATGAAATCCGCGCACAGGGATGTGCGCTGCTCCTGTGAAGGACTCGCATAAATAAGATCCGCGCACAGGTAGGTGCGCTGCTCCTGCGAAGGAATCGCACAAATTAAATCCGCGCACAGGCATGTGCAGCCGCTCCTGCGGGGATTGGCGCCGGTTGAATCCGCGCGCACGGACGTGCGCTGCTTCGGCATCAACGAATCGCACGCGCAGCGACGCGCGGGTCACGCGGGAACGCGGGGAACGCGCACCAACGAGCGCACCAACGAGGTGGTGATGGGCATCGAGATCGAACGCAAATTCCTGGTCACCGGCGACGGCTGGCGCGCTGCCGCGCATGCCGTCATCCCGATGGCGCAGGGCTACATCAATGACATGGCGGCGATGGACAGCGGCGCGCAGAAGGCGTCGGTACGGGTGCGCATCCAGGGCGATGCGGCGTACCTGAACATCAAATCGCGCGAGCTGGGCCATACCCGCCAGGAGTTCGACTACCCGGTGCCGGTGGAGGAGGCCCGCGAACTGCTGGCGCTGTGCGTCGGTGGCCTGGTCGACAAGCGCCGCCACCTGGTCAGGCACGCCGGCCTGCTGTGGGAAGTGGACGAGTTCCTCGGCGACAACGCCGGGCTGGTGGTGGCCGAGGTGGAGCTGGAAAGCGCCGACCAGCCATTCGACAAGCCGGACTGGGCCGGTGCCGAAGTGACCGACGCGCCGCGCTACTACAATCTCGCCCTGGCCTCGCACCCCTACACCCGTTGGAGCGCCGCCGAGCGCGGCTGAGCCCCCGGGAGAACAGAAGGAACCCCCATGCGCATCGACATCTGGTCCGACGTGGTCTGCCCCTGGTGCTGGATCGGCAAGCACCGCTTCCAGCGCGCGCTGGCGCTGATGGGCGACAAGGCGCCGCCGGTGGAGGTGCGCTGGCATCCGTTCCTGCTCGACCCCGGCGCCGACGCCACGCCGGTACCGCTGCGCGAGGCCTACGCGGCCAAGTTCGGTGGCGCCGAGCGTACCGCGCAGATGCTGGCGCAGACCCAGTCCACCGCCCGCGCCGAAGGCCTGCCGATGGATTTCGACCGCGGCCAGGTCCGGGTGACCACGCTGCCGGCGCACCGCCTGCTGTGGCTGGCCGGGCGCGAGGGCGTGCAGGACGCGGTCGGCGAGGCGCTGTTCCGCGCCCATTTCGAGCAGGGCCGCAACCTGGCCGACCCGCAGGTGCTGGCGGAGGCCGCGGCCGCCGGCGGCATTCCGGCCGCGCGCGTCGAGGCCCTGCTGGCCTCGGACGAAGGCCTGGCCGAGGTCTGTGCCGGGCTGGGACAGGCGCAGGCGCTGGGCATTCAGTCGGTGCCGACCTTCGTCATCAACGGCCGCTACGCGGTGCAGGGCGCGCAACCGCCGGAGGTGTTCATGCAGGTGCTGGAGAAGGTGGCCGCCGAGCTGGCGCCGGCGCCGGTGGCCGGGAACCATGAACCGGGCTGCGGCGCGGACGGCTGCAGCGTCTGACGCGGCGGGCGCCATCTGCGACAATGCCGGGCTTGGCCGTATGGGAATCCGCACATGCTTCTGATTGGCGTCGCCGGCACCACACTGACCGCGCGGGAACGCGACTGGCTGCAGCATGACGCCGTGGCCGGCGTGGTGCTGTTCAAGCGCAATTTCGCTTCGCGCGACCAGGTGGTCGAGCTGACCGCTGCGATCCGTGCCGCCACCGCGCGTCCGCTGCTGGTGGCGGTGGACCAGGAAGGCGGCCGCGTGCAGCGCTTCCACGCCGGCTTCACCGAACTGCCGCCGCTGGACGGCTTCGGCCGGCTGCACGCCACCGACCCGGACGCCGCGCTGGCGCTGGCCGAGCAGCATGCCTGGCTGATGGCCAGCGAAATCCGCGCGACCGGGCTGGACCTGAGCTTCGCCCCAGTGGTGGACCTGGGGCGCGGCAACCTGGCCATCGGCAACCGCGCCTTCGCCGGGGACCCGCAGGTCGTGGCGGCGCTGGCCCAGGCCTATGTGCGCGGCATGCACGCGGCCGGCATGGCCGCCACGCTCAAGCACTTCCCGGGCCACGGCACGGTGCGCGAGGACACCCACCACGACACCGCCATCGACCCGCGCCCGCTGCACGCGCTGGAAGCGGAGGATCTGCTACCGTTCCGCGCCGGCATCGACGCCGGCGCCGATGCGGTGATGATGGCTCACGTCATCTACCCGCAGGTGGCGCCGGAACCGGCCGGCTACTCGCCGCGCTGGATCAACCAGATCCTGCGCGGGCAGATGGGCTTCCGCGGCGTGGTGTTCTCCGACGACATCGGCATGGCGGCCTCGTCCGCCGCCGGTGGGGTCAAGGCCCGGGTCGAAGCCCACCTGGATGCCGGCTGCGACGTGGTGCTGGTCTGCCACCCGGAGCTGGTCGAAGAATCGCTGCAGGCCGTGGCCGGCCGCAGCCTCAACACCGCCGCGCTGCTGGGCCTGATCGCCCACGGTGCCATGGGCTGGGGCGGCCTGCTGGCCGATGCCCGCCACGGCGATACCCGAACCCGTCTGCTCGAAACTCTTGGAAGAACCGCCTGATGTCCAAACTCACTCTTGCACAAGCCGTGGCCCAGGCCGACCTGCTGGTCGATCGTCCCGCCATCGACCAGGCCATCGCCGGCATCGCCGACGCCATCGCGCGCGATTACAAGGGCGAGGTGCCGGTGTTCCTGTCGATCATGAATGGCGCGCTGCCGTTCGCCGGCCAGCTTGCGCTGGAACTGGGCGCGCGCGGCCAGGATGCGCAGTTCGACTACATGCAGGCCTCGCGCTACCACGGCGAGAGCGGTGGCGAGCTGGTCTGGAAGCACCGCCCGGTATCCTCGCTGTTCGGCCGCCGCGTGCTGCTGGTGGATGACATCCTCGATGAGGGGTTCACCCTGCAGGGCGTGCGCGACTGGTGCCTGGAACAGGGCGCCACCGATGTCCGCATCGCGGTGCTGACGGTCAAGAAGCACGACCGCTGCCTGGACGGCGTCAAGGCCGACTACGCGGGCATCGAGCTGCCGGACCGCTTCGTCTTCGGCTTCGGCATGGACGTGAGCGAATCGCTGCGCTCGCTGCCGGCGATCTACGCGATGAAGCAGTAGCGGCCGGGTAGCCGGTCCGCGCGATCGCGCTGCCGCCTTCCGCGCAACGCGCGCCGACCCGGAGCGGCCGGGGTGCGGGCGGTGTCCCGGGCCGCGGCGCGCTGGTGGGCGCCGGCGCGCGGCCGCTACGATGACGCGGCCACGCCCCGTGTCGCCCCCGACTGCGAACAGAAACCAGGAAACCACGATGGACGATATCGCACTGGCCGTGATCGGCGGCACCGGTGTCTACAAGCTCGCCGCGCTGGACGATGTCCAGGCCCATGAAGTCCCGACCCGCTACGGTGCGCCGTCGGGCCCGGTGCGGGTCGGACGGCTGGATGGCCGTCGGGTGGCGTTCCTCGCCCGCCATGGCGAAGGGCATTCGATCCCGCCGCACAAGGTCAACTACCGCGCCAACCTGGCCGCGTTGAAGCAGCTGGGCGCCACCCGCGTGCTCGCCCTGAACACGGTCGGCGGCATCACCGGCGATTTCGGTCCGCGCGTGCTGGCCTGCCCGGACCAGCTGATCGACTACACCTGGGGCCGCGTTTCCACGCTGTGCGAGGAGGAGGGCAGCGAGGTGCTGCACGTGGATTTCGGCCATCCCTATACGCCTGCGCTGCGCGCGCAGGTGCTGGCCGCGGCACGTGCGCGCGGCGTCGCGGTGCATGACGGCGGCTGCTATGGCGCCACCCAGGGCCCGCGCCTGGAGACCATCGCCGAAATCGCGCGGATGCGCCGCGACGGCTGCGACCTGGTCGGCATGACCGGCATGCCCGAGGCCGGGCTGGCACGCGAGCTGGGGCTGGATTACGCCTGCCTGGCCATCGTCGCCAACTGGGCGGCGGGCTGCGGTGACGCGGCCGAGATCACCATGGAAGAAGTACTGGCCAACGTCGCCGCCGCCTCGGCTGGGCTGCCCGCGCTGGTGGGGGAGCTGGCCCGGGGGTGATTGTCATCGCGGCCCAAGCTTTGCATACTCCGCGAGCGCGCTTCATTCAGCGTGCATCAATCCATTCATCGAACAAGGTCTCGCATCACCATGCCGAACGGTACCGTCAAGTGGTTCAACGACGCCAAGGGATTTGGCTTCATCTCACCGGAGGACGGCAGCGCCGATGTCTTCGCGCACTTCTCCGCGATCAATTCCAAGGGTTTCCGCAGCCTGCAGGAAGGACAGCGCGTCAGCTATGACGTGACCCAGGGCCCGAAGGGCGCCCAGGCTTCCAATATCACGCCGGTCGAGTGATCCACTCGGCTGTGCCGGAAAAACCCGCCGAGGCGGGGTTTTTTTTTAGCCGGCCGCCTCCGGGAAACGCAATGAACAGGTCATTGGATATCGCCATCGTCGGTTACGGCACCGCCGGCCAGTCGCTGGCCGTGCTGCTGTCGCGCGACGGCCACCGCGTGCAGGTATTCGAACGCGCGCCGCGGCCCGGGCCGGTGGGCGCCGGCTTCCTGCTGCAGCCCAGCGGGCTGCAGGTGCTGTGGCGGATGGGCCTGTTGCCGCAGGTGCTGGCCCATGGCGCGGCGGTACGCCGCCTGTACGGCGAGACCTCGTGCGGGCGCGCGGTGATGGACATGCGCTATGCCGGGCTGGATGCGCGCCTGCACGGGGTGGGCATGCAGCGCGGGGCGCTGTTCTCGCTGCTGGACGCGGCGTGGGAGCCTGGCGACGCACTGCACGTGGACTGCTGCATCGGCGCCATCGACGACGGCCTGCGCCGGGTACGCGACCAGCACGGGCAGTGGCACGGCCCCTTCGACCTGGTGGTCGCCACCGACGGCGCGGCGTCGGCGTTGCGCGCGCAGGTGCGGGGCACGCGGCTGGACCGCCCGTACCCGTGGGGCGCGCTGTGGTGCCTGCTGCCGGCCGGCGACTGGCCGTTCGTCGACGAACTGCGGCAGCGCTACGTGGCCGCGCGGCGGATGATCGGCCTGTTGCCGGTGGGCACGCGCCCCGGCGACGCGGTGCCGCGGCTGAGCTTCTTCTGGAGCCTGCCGGGCGATGGCTTCGAGGCCTGGGAGCGGGCCGGGCTCGCGCCTTGGCTCGACGAGATCGCGCAGCTGTGGCCGGAGGCACGGCTGCGGATGCAGGACATCGGCATGCCGTCGCAGCTGGCGCGGGCCAGCTACCGCGACGCGGTGCTGGACCGCTGGTACCGCGGCCGCCTGGTGCTGGCCGGCGACGCCGCGCATTCGATGAGCCCGCAGCTCGGGCAGGGCGTGAACATGGCGCTGCTCGACGCCC
Protein-coding regions in this window:
- a CDS encoding cold-shock protein; this translates as MPNGTVKWFNDAKGFGFISPEDGSADVFAHFSAINSKGFRSLQEGQRVSYDVTQGPKGAQASNITPVE
- a CDS encoding 5'-methylthioadenosine phosphorylase (Catalyzes the phosphorolytic cleavage of 6-oxopurine nucleosides), encoding MDDIALAVIGGTGVYKLAALDDVQAHEVPTRYGAPSGPVRVGRLDGRRVAFLARHGEGHSIPPHKVNYRANLAALKQLGATRVLALNTVGGITGDFGPRVLACPDQLIDYTWGRVSTLCEEEGSEVLHVDFGHPYTPALRAQVLAAARARGVAVHDGGCYGATQGPRLETIAEIARMRRDGCDLVGMTGMPEAGLARELGLDYACLAIVANWAAGCGDAAEITMEEVLANVAAASAGLPALVGELARG
- a CDS encoding beta-N-acetylhexosaminidase yields the protein MLLIGVAGTTLTARERDWLQHDAVAGVVLFKRNFASRDQVVELTAAIRAATARPLLVAVDQEGGRVQRFHAGFTELPPLDGFGRLHATDPDAALALAEQHAWLMASEIRATGLDLSFAPVVDLGRGNLAIGNRAFAGDPQVVAALAQAYVRGMHAAGMAATLKHFPGHGTVREDTHHDTAIDPRPLHALEAEDLLPFRAGIDAGADAVMMAHVIYPQVAPEPAGYSPRWINQILRGQMGFRGVVFSDDIGMAASSAAGGVKARVEAHLDAGCDVVLVCHPELVEESLQAVAGRSLNTAALLGLIAHGAMGWGGLLADARHGDTRTRLLETLGRTA
- a CDS encoding hypoxanthine-guanine phosphoribosyltransferase, with translation MSKLTLAQAVAQADLLVDRPAIDQAIAGIADAIARDYKGEVPVFLSIMNGALPFAGQLALELGARGQDAQFDYMQASRYHGESGGELVWKHRPVSSLFGRRVLLVDDILDEGFTLQGVRDWCLEQGATDVRIAVLTVKKHDRCLDGVKADYAGIELPDRFVFGFGMDVSESLRSLPAIYAMKQ
- a CDS encoding oxidoreductase translates to MNRSLDIAIVGYGTAGQSLAVLLSRDGHRVQVFERAPRPGPVGAGFLLQPSGLQVLWRMGLLPQVLAHGAAVRRLYGETSCGRAVMDMRYAGLDARLHGVGMQRGALFSLLDAAWEPGDALHVDCCIGAIDDGLRRVRDQHGQWHGPFDLVVATDGAASALRAQVRGTRLDRPYPWGALWCLLPAGDWPFVDELRQRYVAARRMIGLLPVGTRPGDAVPRLSFFWSLPGDGFEAWERAGLAPWLDEIAQLWPEARLRMQDIGMPSQLARASYRDAVLDRWYRGRLVLAGDAAHSMSPQLGQGVNMALLDALALRDALRGQPDLDAALAHYQATRQAHVRLYQFWSRWLTPLFQSDRDWIAHARDLLFGPLGRMPGGRGHMLRVLSGTQQGVFGTLPLAPGFVKALAAGG
- a CDS encoding 23S rRNA (uracil(1939)-C(5))-methyltransferase, translating into MARSRSRIDKTPFQTDILDLSHDGRGVARREGEGGKVTFVAGALPGETVMAEQTGKSRHFDEARTVEVLAASPHRVQPRCPHFGVCAGCVLQHLDEGQQIVAKQQVLMDNLTRIGHVSPGTVLAPLVGDNWGYRRKGRFSVRRVEKKDKTLVGFREQDPRFVADLSQCLTVIPEIGTRVAALSAFIEGLDGKRDIPQIEFIGGDAAIALTVRHLQPLSDADRQAWQAFGQQHGFAIYLQPGGLESVHPLWPADGVPLSFALPQWDVELAFRPLDFIQVNAKLNQQMIAHALALLDAQPDERVLDLFCGLGNFTLPLARTVREVVGVEGEAGLVARARENAQRNGLDNAQFFAADLTQDQRAAPWMRQGFDKLLLDPPRSGAIDVLQQLPLKQFKRIVYVSCHPGSLARDAGYLVNEQGFTLVSAGAMDMFPHTAHVESIAVFEKK
- a CDS encoding CYTH domain protein — protein: MGIEIERKFLVTGDGWRAAAHAVIPMAQGYINDMAAMDSGAQKASVRVRIQGDAAYLNIKSRELGHTRQEFDYPVPVEEARELLALCVGGLVDKRRHLVRHAGLLWEVDEFLGDNAGLVVAEVELESADQPFDKPDWAGAEVTDAPRYYNLALASHPYTRWSAAERG
- a CDS encoding polyketide synthase; protein product: MRIDIWSDVVCPWCWIGKHRFQRALALMGDKAPPVEVRWHPFLLDPGADATPVPLREAYAAKFGGAERTAQMLAQTQSTARAEGLPMDFDRGQVRVTTLPAHRLLWLAGREGVQDAVGEALFRAHFEQGRNLADPQVLAEAAAAGGIPAARVEALLASDEGLAEVCAGLGQAQALGIQSVPTFVINGRYAVQGAQPPEVFMQVLEKVAAELAPAPVAGNHEPGCGADGCSV